One Mangifera indica cultivar Alphonso chromosome 4, CATAS_Mindica_2.1, whole genome shotgun sequence genomic region harbors:
- the LOC123214036 gene encoding urease: protein MKLTPREVEKLGLHNAGFLAQKRLARGLRLNYTEAVALIATQILEFVRDGNNSVAELMDVGKQLLGRRQVLPAVPHLLDTVQVEGTFPDGTKLITIHDPVASENGNLELALCGSFLPVPAVDKFLEIEDCKIPGRIICRDGSITLNQGRKAVILKVINTGDRPIQVGSHYHFIEVNPYMVFDRKKAHGMRLNIPAGTATRFEPGECKMVKLVSIGGNQVITGGNGIVDGHVASKFTEAMEAVSIRQFGNQEEPDASEGTTGEDPFTTVISREAYANMYGPTTGDKIQLGDTDLYAEIERDFSVYGDECVFGGGKVIREGMGQSCMHRTADSLDTVITNAVIIDYSGIFKADIGIKKGRIISLGKAGNPDIMKDVLPNMIIGANTEVIAGEGFIVTAGAIDCHVHFICPQLAYEAISSGITTLVGGGTGPADGTRATTCTPAPSQMKLMLQSTDDLPLNFGFTGKGNSAKPDELHEIIKAGAMGLKLHEDWGTTPAAIDNCLAVAEEYDIQVNIHTDTLNESGFVEHTIAAFKGRTIHAYHSEGAGGGHAPDIIKVCGEKNVLPSSTNPTRPFTSNTIDEHLDMLMVCHHLDKDIPEDVAFAESRIRAETIAAEDILHDMGAISIISSDSQAMGRIGEVICRTWQTAHKMKLQRGSIGPSGSNNDNLRIKRYIAKYTINPAIANGFSEFVGSVEVGKWADLVLWKPSFFGAKPEMVIKGGVIAWANMGDPNASIPTPEPVLSRPMFGAFGKAGSENSVAFVSKAALEHGVKASYGLTKRVEAVGNVRKLTKLDMKLNDSLPNITVDPETYTVKANDEVLTCTAAPTVPLSRNYFLF from the exons ATGAAATTGACTCCGAGAGAAGTTGAGAAACTAGGACTTCACAACGCAGGTTTCCTTGCACAGAAACGACTTGCTCGTGGCTTGAGACTTAATTACACTGAAGCTGTTGCTCTCATTGCCACTCAG ATTTTGGAGTTTGTCCGTGATGGCAATAATAGTGTGGCAGAATTGATGGATGTCGGAAAACAACTTTTGGGGAG GAGACAAGTACTTCCAGCCGTTCCGCATCTTTTGGATACTGTCCAG GTTGAAGGAACATTTCCTGATGGGACAAAGTTGATCACTATACATGATCCAGTTGCAAGTGAAAATGGGAACCTAGAGCTAGCTTTATGTGGTTCTTTTCTTCCAG TGCCAGCTGTGGACAAATTTCTAGAAATAGAGGATTGTAAAATTCCTGGAAGAATTATCTGCAGAGATGGATCAATCACACTTAATCAAGGAAGGAAAGCAGTAATCCTCAAAGTCATTAATACTGGAGACAGGCCAATTCAG GTTGGTAGCCATTATCACTTCATTGAGGTCAACCCCTACATGGTTTTTGATCGAAAGAAAGCACATGGCATGCGCTTGAACATACCAGCAGGAACAGCGACACGATTTGAG CCAGGGGAATGTAAAATGGTCAAACTTGTCAGTATTGGAGGTAATCAAGTGATCACAGGTGGAAATGGAATCGTTGATGGTCATGTTGCTTCCAAATTCACAGAAGCAATGGAAGCTGTAAGCATTAGACAATTTGGGAACCAAGAAGAGCCAGATGCTAG TGAAGGTACAACCGGGGAAGATCCTTTCACCACTGTTATTTCTCGGGAGGCTTATGCTAACATGTATGGCCCCACTACTGGTGACAAAATTCAGCTTGGAGATACAGACTTGTATGCTGAAATTGAAAGAGATTTTTCTGTTTATGGTGATGAATGTGTATTTGGAGGAGGAAAAGTCATAAGAGAAGGCATGGGCCAGTCATGCATGCATCGAACAGCTGACTCTCTGGACACTGTAATAACAAATGCTGTAATCATTGATTATAGCGGAATTTTTAAGGCAGATATTGGTATTAAAAAAGGTCGAATCATTTCTCTTGGGAAAGCTGGCAATCCAGATATCATGAAAGATGTACTTCCCAATATGATAATTGGA GCTAACACTGAGGTTATTGCTGGAGAAGGATTTATAGTAACTGCAGGGGCCATAGACTGTCATGTGCACTTCATATGCCCTCAACTGGCATATGAGGCAATTTCAAGTG GTATTACAACATTAGTGGGAGGTGGAACTGGACCTGCCGATGGGACACGTGCAACTACTTGTACACCAGCTCCATCACAGATGAAGTTAATGCTGCAATCAACTGATGATTTGCCTCTAAATTTTGGCTTCACCGGAAAG GGGAATAGTGCCAAACCCGATGAGCTACATGAAATAATTAAGGCAGGAGCCATGGGATTGAAGCTGCATGAGGACTGGGGAACTACTCCCGCAGCAATAGACAACTGTTTGGCTGTTGCTGAAGAATATGACATTCAG GTTAATATCCACACAGACACATTGAATGAATCTGGATTTGTGGAACACACCATAGCTGCATTTAAAGGGAGAACTATTCATGCTTACCACAG TGAAGGTGCAGGTGGTGGTCATGCTCCAGATATAATCAAAGTTTGTGGTGAGAAAAATGTCCTGCCCTCATCAACAAACCCAACGCGGCCTTTTACTTCCAATACTATAGATGAACATCTTGACATGCTG ATGGTTTGCCATCACCTGGATAAGGACATTCCAGAAGACGTAGCTTTTGCTGAATCAAGGATAAGAGCGGAAACAATAGCTGCAGAAGACATATTGCATGATATGGGTGCAATCAGTATTATATCTTCCGATTCACAAGCTATGGGTCGAATTGGAGAG GTGATATGCAGAACTTGGCAAACTGCCCACAAGATGAAATTACAGAGAGGATCAATTGGTCCTAGTGGATCCAACAATGACAATCTTAGGATCAAAAGATATATAGCAAAGTACACTATTAATCCAGCAATAGCTAATGGGTTCTCTGAATTTGTTGGTTCTGTCGAG GTTGGAAAGTGGGCTGATCTTGTTCTATGGAAGCCGTCTTTCTTTGGGGCAAAACCTGAAATGGTGATCAAAGGTGGTGTAATTGCCTGGGCTAACATGGGTGATCCAAATGCAAGCATTCCCACACCTGAGCCG GTTTTGTCAAGGCCAATGTTCGGAGCATTTGGCAAGGCTGGAAGTGAAAACTCCGTAGCCTTTGTCAGCAAG GCTGCTTTAGAACACGGAGTAAAAGCCTCGTATGGACTGACCAAGAGAGTGGAAGCCGTGGGCAACGTTAGAAAACTCACAAAGTTGGACATGAAACTCAACGACTCCCTCCCAAATATCACAGTAGACCCAGAGACATACACAGTGAAAGCAAACGACGAGGTTCTTACTTGCACTGCAGCCCCAACAGTTCCCCTTTCCAGAAATTACTTCCTCTTTTAG
- the LOC123213244 gene encoding adenylate kinase 4-like codes for MASSSVELEDVPSVDIMTELLRRFKCSSKPDKRLVLIGPPGSGKGTQSPIIKDEYCLCHLATGDMLRAAVAAKTPLGIKAKEAMDKGELVSDDLVVGIIDEAMKKPSCQKGFILDGFPRTVVQAEKLDEMLKKQGSKIDKVLNFAVDDSILEERITGRWIHPSSGRTYHTKFAPPKVPGVDDVTGEPLIQRKDDTPEVLKSRLEAFHKQTEPVIDYYTKKGVLAELHAKKPPKEVTVEVQKALSS; via the exons ATGGCGAGTTCTTCAGTGGAGTTAGAGGATGTACCTTCCGTTGATATAATGACGGAGCTCCTTCGCCGCTTCAAGTGTTCGTCGAAGCCAGACAAGCGTCTCGTTCTCATCG GTCCACCGGGATCTGGAAAGGGTACACAATCACCGATAATTAAGGATGAATATTGTTTGTGCCATTTGGCCACGGGTGATATGCTTAGAGCTGCTGTTGCTGCAAAAACCCCACTTGGGATTAAGGCCAAAGAAGCTATGGACAAG GGAGAACTTGTGTCTGATGATTTGGTAGTTGGGATTATTGATGAGGCGATGAAGAAGCCATCATGTCAGAAAGGTTTTATTCTAGATGGGTTTCCAAGGACTGTGGTCCAAGCAGAAAAG CTGGATGAGATGCTCAAAAAGCAAGGCAGCAAAATTGACAAAGTTCTCAACTTTGCAGTCGATGATTCCATTTTGGAGGAGAGGATCACTGGTCGTTGGATTCACCCTTCAAGTGGTCGGACCTATCACACTAAGTTTGCACCTCCCAAAGTCCCTGGTGTTGATGATG TCACAGGAGAGCCTCTAATTCAGCGTAAAGATGATACCCCAGAAGTTCTCAAGTCAAGGCTGGAGGCATTTCACAAGCAGACTGAACCG GTTATTGACTATTATACCAAGAAAGGTGTTCTTGCTGAATTACATGCCAAGAAGCCACCAAAAGAAGTCACTGTTGAGGTTCAGAAGGCTTTATCATCTTAG